A single Anopheles arabiensis isolate DONGOLA chromosome 2, AaraD3, whole genome shotgun sequence DNA region contains:
- the LOC120898201 gene encoding 14-3-3 protein zeta isoform X2, with protein MSTVDKEELVQKAKLAEQSERYDDMAQAMKSVTETGVELSNEERNLLSVAYKNVVGARRSSWRVISSIEQKTESSARKQQLAREYRERVEKELREICYEVLGLLDKFLIPKASNPESKVFYLKMKGDYYRYLAEVATGETRHTVVEDSQKSYQEAFDIAKSKMQPTHPIRLGLALNFSVFYYEIINSPARACHLAKQAFDDAIAELDTLNEDSYKDSTLIMQLLRDNLTLWTSDTQGDGDEPQEGGDN; from the exons ATGTCTACCGTCGACAAGGAAGAGCTAGTGCAGAAGGCAAAACTAGCCGAACAATCTGAACG ATACGATGATATGGCACAGGCAATGAAATCAGTAACAGAAACCGGAGTGGAACTGTCAAACGAGGAAAGGAACCTACTGTCCGTCGCTTACAAGAACGTCGTCGGTGCCCgaag ATCATCATGGCGAGTGATATCGTCGATTGAACAGAAAACGGAATCCTCTGCCCGCAAACAGCAACTGGCACGAGAGTACCGGGAACGAGTTGAGAAGGAACTGAGGGAAATCTGCTACGAAGTGCTG ggtCTGCTGGACAAATTCTTAATTCCCAAAGCCAGTAATCCAGAGAGCAAGGTGTTTTACCTCAAAATGAAGGGAGACTACTACAGATACCTAGCTGAAGTAGCCACCGGCGAAACCCGCCACA CTGTGGTTGAGGATTCGCAGAAATCGTATCAGGAAGCGTTCGATATTGCAAAGTCGAAAATGCAACCCACGCACCCGATTCGGTTAGGTCTAGCGCTGAACTTTTCCGTCTTTTACTATGAAATCATAAACTCTCCAGCACGGGCTTGCCATCTGGCGAAGCAG GCATTCGATGACGCGATTGCTGAGCTGGACACGCTGAACGAGGACTCCTATAAAGACTCGACACTCATCATGCAGCTGCTGCGAGACAACCTGACGCTGTGGACGTCCGATACCCAGGGTGACGGTGACGAACCACAGGAGGGTGGCGATAATTAA
- the LOC120898201 gene encoding 14-3-3 protein zeta isoform X1 — MSTVDKEELVQKAKLAEQSERYDDMAQAMKSVTETGVELSNEERNLLSVAYKNVVGARRSSWRVISSIEQKTESSARKQQLAREYRERVEKELREICYEVLGLLDKFLIPKASNPESKVFYLKMKGDYYRYLAEVATGETRHTVVDDSQAAYQDAFEISKGKMQPTHPIRLGLALNFSVFYYEILNSPDKACQLAKQAFDDAIAELDTLNEDSYKDSTLIMQLLRDNLTLWTSDTQGDGDEPQEGGDN; from the exons ATGTCTACCGTCGACAAGGAAGAGCTAGTGCAGAAGGCAAAACTAGCCGAACAATCTGAACG ATACGATGATATGGCACAGGCAATGAAATCAGTAACAGAAACCGGAGTGGAACTGTCAAACGAGGAAAGGAACCTACTGTCCGTCGCTTACAAGAACGTCGTCGGTGCCCgaag ATCATCATGGCGAGTGATATCGTCGATTGAACAGAAAACGGAATCCTCTGCCCGCAAACAGCAACTGGCACGAGAGTACCGGGAACGAGTTGAGAAGGAACTGAGGGAAATCTGCTACGAAGTGCTG ggtCTGCTGGACAAATTCTTAATTCCCAAAGCCAGTAATCCAGAGAGCAAGGTGTTTTACCTCAAAATGAAGGGAGACTACTACAGATACCTAGCTGAAGTAGCCACCGGCGAAACCCGCCACA CCGTAGTTGACGATTCCCAAGCCGCGTACCAGGATGCCTTTGAAATTAGTAAAGGCAAAATGCAGCCAACACATCCTATCCGATTGGGTCTTGCGCTCAATTTCTCCGTCTTCTATTACGAGATCCTAAACTCGCCCGACAAAGCCTGCCAGCTGGCTAAACAG GCATTCGATGACGCGATTGCTGAGCTGGACACGCTGAACGAGGACTCCTATAAAGACTCGACACTCATCATGCAGCTGCTGCGAGACAACCTGACGCTGTGGACGTCCGATACCCAGGGTGACGGTGACGAACCACAGGAGGGTGGCGATAATTAA